From the Leguminivora glycinivorella isolate SPB_JAAS2020 chromosome 15, LegGlyc_1.1, whole genome shotgun sequence genome, one window contains:
- the LOC125234021 gene encoding tRNA-uridine aminocarboxypropyltransferase 2, producing MNEEDVWGDLSNIPADPPHMRELCENCKRPQVVCWCAALPPERLKPRSNIILLQHPAEEKRCLRTAPMLQLGLAENKCLIFKGKKFPQPRHDNLENILTQPNTILLYPSKTAIDINDLVNDNNSYNLVLLDGTWPQAKAIYASSPILHNIRQVKLITSTVSSYIIRTQPTEGCLSTLETAAEALSQLEKDPKYREQLVQPLHMLCQYQLDNGAVTHQSKEFLLKTRTYPKLIGKRLSRLLRSTNDTILNLD from the exons ATGAACGAAGAAGACGTGTGGGGGGACCTGTCTAACATACCTGCAGATCCACCACATATGCGTGAATTATGTGAAAATTGCAA GAGGCCTCAAGTGGTATGTTGGTGTGCTGCTCTTCCCCCAGAGAGGTTAAAACCACGCAGCAACATCATTCTTCTCCAGCACCCGGCCGAGGAGAAGCGCTGCCTCCGCACCGCTCCGATGCTGCAGCTGGGCTTAGCAGAAAACAAGTGCCTTATATTCAAAGGAAAAAAGTTCCCACAGCCAAGGCATGACAacttggaaaatattttaactcaACCCAATACAATATTACTTTATCCTAGCAAAACTGCTATTGATATAAATGACTTAGTTAATGATAATAATTCATACAATCTTGTACTATTAGATGGTACCTGGCCCCAAGCCAAAGCTATCTATGCTTCCAGTCcaattttacataatataaGGCAGGTTAAATTAATTACTAGCACTGTAAGTAGCTATATTATAAGAACACAACCAACTGAAGGTTGTTTGAGTACACTAGAAACAGCAGCGGAGGCTTTGTCTCAATTGGAAAAGGATCCAAAATACAGAGAACAACTGGTGCAGCCATTACACATGCTGTGCCAATACCAGTTAGACAATGGAGCTGTGACTCACCAGTCAAAGGAGTTCTTGTTGAAAACTAGAACATATCCTAAATTGATAGGAAAACGCTTATCTAGGCTGTTAAGGTCTACTAATGACACTATTCTTAATTTAGACTAA
- the LOC125233947 gene encoding 40S ribosomal protein S15, with product MAEVDETLKKKRTFRKFTFRGVDLDQLLDMPNEQLMELMHARARRRFARGLKRKPMALVKKLRRAKKEAPPNEKPEIVKTHLRNMIIVPEMVGSIVGIYNGKTFNQVEIKPEMIGHYLGEFSVTYKPVKHGRPGIGATHSSRFIPLK from the exons ATGGCTGAG GTCGACGAAACTCTTAAGAAGAAGCGTACCTTCAGGAAGTTCACCTTCCGAGGGGTTGATCTCGATCAGCTTCTTGATATGCCCAA TGAGCAACTTATGGAGCTCATGCATGCCCGCGCCCGCAGGCGGTTCGCCCGCGGCCTGAAGCGCAAGCCGATGGCGCTGGTGAAGAAGCTGCGCCGCGCCAAAAAGGAGGCGCCGCCCAATGAGAAGCCTGAGATTGTCAAGACACATCTGCGCAACATGATCATTGTCCCAGAAATGGTTGGCTCCATTGTTGGCATCTACAACGGCAAGACCTTTAACCAG GTTGAAATCAAGCCTGAGATGATCGGCCACTACCTAGGCGAGTTCTCTGTCACATACAAGCCTGTCAAGCATGGTAGGCCCGGTATTGGTGCCACCCACAGCTCCCGATTCATCCCGCTCAAGTAG